The Solibacillus daqui genome has a segment encoding these proteins:
- a CDS encoding rod shape-determining protein has translation MFSKDIGIDLGTANVLIHLKGKGIVLNEPSVVAIDKKSGKVLAVGEEARQMVGRTPGNIVAIRPLKDGVIADFDVTEAMLKHFINKLDLKGFLSKPRILICCPTNITSVEQKAIREAAEKSGGKRVYLEEEPKVAAIGAGMDIFQPSGNMVVDIGGGTTDVAVLSMGDIVTSESIKVAGDVFDNDILQYIKKEYKLLIGERTAEDIKTTIGTVFPGSREEAMEIRGRDMVTGLPRTIEIHSVEIEQALRESVSMIVQAAKDVLEKTPPELSADIIDRGVILTGGGALLHGIDQLLIEELKVPVFIAENPMNCVAVGTGIMLDNIDRAVSNK, from the coding sequence ATGTTTTCTAAAGATATTGGGATAGATTTAGGTACTGCAAACGTGTTAATTCACTTGAAAGGGAAGGGCATTGTCTTAAATGAACCTTCAGTAGTGGCGATTGACAAAAAGAGTGGAAAAGTACTTGCTGTAGGTGAAGAAGCGCGTCAAATGGTAGGGCGTACACCTGGGAATATCGTTGCAATTCGTCCGTTAAAGGATGGGGTAATTGCCGACTTTGATGTAACGGAAGCCATGTTAAAGCATTTTATCAATAAGTTGGATTTAAAAGGATTCTTATCAAAACCTCGTATTTTAATTTGCTGTCCGACAAATATTACATCTGTCGAGCAAAAAGCGATTCGTGAAGCAGCTGAAAAATCAGGCGGTAAAAGGGTTTATTTAGAAGAAGAACCGAAAGTTGCAGCAATTGGGGCAGGTATGGATATTTTCCAACCAAGCGGTAATATGGTCGTTGATATCGGTGGTGGTACAACAGACGTAGCAGTATTATCAATGGGCGATATCGTAACGAGCGAGTCAATTAAAGTCGCAGGCGACGTATTCGACAATGACATCTTGCAATACATAAAGAAAGAATACAAGCTATTAATCGGTGAACGTACAGCAGAGGATATTAAAACAACAATCGGTACAGTATTCCCTGGTAGCCGTGAAGAAGCGATGGAAATACGTGGACGTGATATGGTAACGGGTTTACCGCGTACCATCGAAATCCACTCAGTAGAAATTGAGCAAGCATTGCGTGAATCAGTAAGCATGATTGTACAAGCGGCGAAGGACGTACTTGAAAAAACACCGCCAGAATTATCAGCAGATATTATTGACCGCGGCGTTATTTTAACAGGTGGTGGTGCATTATTACATGGCATTGATCAATTGTTAATCGAAGAATTGAAAGTACCAGTATTCATTGCTGAAAATCCGATGAACTGTGTAGCTGTTGGAACAGGCATTATGTTAGATAATATTGACCGAGCAGTTAGTAATAAATAA
- a CDS encoding flagellar hook-basal body protein, whose amino-acid sequence MFKGFYTVATGMVAQQRKTEILTNNMANANTPGFKSDQTTIRSFPDMLMSAVSSTNIPTENGFALKRLDTVGALNAGVYLQETMPDQAQGQIYSTGLTTDVALINSQVPTDVASGNSGQIFFRLENENGTESYTRNGNFTLDGAGNLVNPMGLFVLDENGNRMQFANDNIRIDSTGVIFDENNAQVGVLGVAFSANPDVLVKRGNGLYNTLDGADLPSAYGQDGVQFSMQQQYLEGSNVDASKAMTDLLTAYRAFEANQKVLQAYDKSMDKAVNEIGRV is encoded by the coding sequence ATGTTTAAAGGGTTTTATACAGTAGCGACAGGAATGGTTGCTCAACAACGTAAAACAGAAATTTTAACAAATAATATGGCGAATGCGAATACACCTGGTTTCAAATCAGATCAAACGACAATTCGCTCATTTCCAGATATGTTGATGTCGGCAGTAAGTTCAACAAATATCCCTACAGAAAATGGCTTTGCACTTAAAAGACTAGATACAGTTGGCGCATTAAATGCGGGTGTATATTTACAAGAAACAATGCCAGACCAAGCACAAGGACAGATTTATTCTACGGGCTTGACGACAGACGTAGCGCTTATTAATAGTCAAGTTCCAACAGATGTAGCTTCAGGCAACTCCGGGCAAATTTTCTTCCGTTTAGAAAACGAAAACGGCACAGAAAGCTATACGCGTAACGGGAATTTTACTTTAGACGGCGCGGGGAACTTAGTGAATCCAATGGGGTTATTCGTACTTGATGAAAACGGCAACCGTATGCAATTTGCGAACGATAACATTCGCATTGATTCAACAGGGGTTATTTTTGATGAAAACAACGCACAAGTGGGCGTATTAGGCGTAGCATTTTCGGCAAACCCAGACGTTTTAGTAAAGCGTGGCAATGGTCTTTACAATACGTTAGATGGTGCAGACTTACCTTCAGCTTACGGACAAGATGGCGTACAATTTTCAATGCAACAACAATACTTAGAAGGTTCTAATGTCGATGCTTCAAAAGCAATGACGGACCTATTAACGGCTTATCGCGCATTCGAAGCCAACCAAAAAGTATTACAGGCATACGATAAAAGTATGGATAAAGCCGTAAACGAAATCGGACGTGTGTAA
- a CDS encoding flagellar hook-basal body protein, whose translation MLRTMITATNTLSQIQNQLDTISTNIANSNTHGYKAQQANFTELLYQQFNNDEYDKTVRQTPVGIRYGVGAQIGQIQSNQTQGSIQVTDRDLDFALTTKNQYFNVLMTNDAGETRTAYTRNGSFYVSPTQPGIVTLVNSDGYQVADVNGQAITFPDNATQFTMDSDGTLVVNYANGQPQRFQLAVSSLQKPQIMENLQGGTYIGLPENLDELGYTEAEILTDLQGANRQVGIQKGALEMSNVDLSKEMTNLIQAQRSYQFNTRAVTIADQMLGLINGIR comes from the coding sequence ATGCTACGTACAATGATTACAGCGACAAATACGTTGTCTCAAATCCAGAATCAATTAGATACCATTAGTACAAATATCGCAAATAGTAATACACACGGTTATAAAGCACAACAAGCGAACTTTACAGAGCTGCTATATCAACAGTTTAATAATGATGAATACGACAAAACAGTACGACAAACGCCAGTGGGCATTCGCTATGGAGTTGGAGCACAAATTGGTCAAATTCAATCAAATCAAACGCAAGGATCGATCCAAGTAACAGATCGTGACTTAGATTTTGCTTTAACAACGAAAAATCAATACTTCAACGTACTGATGACAAATGATGCAGGCGAAACGCGTACAGCATATACGCGTAACGGGAGCTTTTACGTATCGCCAACGCAACCAGGTATTGTAACACTTGTAAATAGTGATGGCTATCAAGTGGCGGATGTGAATGGTCAAGCAATTACGTTCCCAGACAACGCAACACAGTTTACGATGGATTCAGATGGAACATTAGTAGTAAATTATGCAAATGGTCAACCACAACGTTTCCAATTAGCGGTTTCATCACTGCAAAAGCCACAAATTATGGAAAACCTGCAAGGTGGTACATACATTGGCTTGCCAGAAAATCTTGACGAACTTGGTTACACAGAAGCCGAGATTTTAACAGATTTACAGGGGGCAAACCGTCAAGTTGGCATTCAAAAAGGGGCACTTGAAATGTCAAACGTTGATTTATCGAAAGAAATGACAAATTTAATTCAGGCACAGCGTTCTTACCAGTTCAACACACGCGCGGTAACGATTGCTGATCAAATGCTGGGCTTAATAAACGGTATTCGCTAA
- a CDS encoding DNA-directed RNA polymerase subunit beta: protein MTDEFEQQAAQPTLKKTRRGFRRQQETPQPEPTNDQPVRWVQLRLIPIWLRIILVVVLFVAAAAIGLIIGYSVIGDGDSADALKWSTWQHLLDIMSGKQ from the coding sequence ATGACAGATGAGTTTGAACAACAAGCAGCACAGCCGACATTAAAAAAGACGAGACGTGGCTTCAGAAGACAACAAGAGACACCACAGCCGGAGCCAACGAACGATCAGCCAGTCCGCTGGGTTCAGCTTCGTCTCATTCCCATTTGGTTACGCATAATTTTAGTAGTAGTACTTTTTGTTGCCGCTGCTGCAATTGGTCTTATAATTGGCTACAGCGTCATTGGTGATGGTGATTCTGCCGACGCATTAAAATGGAGCACTTGGCAACATTTACTCGATATTATGAGTGGAAAACAGTAA
- the fabZ gene encoding 3-hydroxyacyl-ACP dehydratase FabZ, translating to MLNAEQIQNILPHRYPFLLVDRILEIEEGKRAIGLKNVSINEQFFNGHFPGYPVMPGVLIVEALAQVGGVALLNMPAYKGRLVFLTGIDNCRFKRQVVPGDQLKLEVEFIKLRGQMGKGKAIATVDGELACECEILFAIGPEQP from the coding sequence ATGTTAAATGCAGAGCAAATTCAAAATATTTTACCACATCGTTATCCGTTTCTATTAGTTGATCGTATTTTAGAGATTGAAGAAGGTAAGCGTGCAATCGGTTTAAAAAATGTGTCAATTAATGAACAATTTTTCAATGGACATTTTCCAGGTTATCCAGTTATGCCAGGTGTGTTAATTGTGGAAGCATTAGCACAAGTTGGAGGCGTAGCATTACTTAACATGCCGGCCTATAAAGGTCGTCTTGTATTTTTAACAGGCATTGATAATTGCCGCTTTAAACGTCAAGTTGTACCGGGCGATCAGCTAAAACTTGAAGTAGAGTTTATAAAATTACGTGGGCAAATGGGCAAAGGGAAAGCAATTGCTACTGTAGATGGTGAGCTAGCTTGTGAATGTGAAATCTTATTTGCAATTGGACCGGAACAGCCGTAA
- a CDS encoding YwpF family protein gives MKTFKMLSFELELDGKLKKIPLTDGIIINQENSHQLWVIEAFTTSEYKELFDELILSGTMLDARVIISFPDNEPAPFSIITHSLTPIDQNISVLFKGRLKAQRKKYAELLLSQLLEQGLRNDELLVAFEQGMRERPSLQERNERLENTQVIK, from the coding sequence TTGAAAACTTTTAAAATGCTTTCGTTTGAATTAGAACTAGACGGCAAACTCAAAAAAATCCCACTAACAGATGGCATAATTATCAACCAAGAAAATAGCCACCAACTTTGGGTAATTGAAGCATTTACAACTTCTGAATATAAAGAACTTTTTGACGAGCTCATTTTATCCGGTACAATGCTCGATGCACGCGTTATTATTTCATTTCCAGACAACGAGCCCGCGCCGTTTTCAATTATCACACATTCCTTAACACCTATTGATCAAAATATTTCGGTACTATTTAAAGGACGATTGAAAGCACAGCGCAAAAAATACGCTGAGTTATTATTATCACAATTGCTTGAGCAGGGCTTGCGCAACGATGAACTACTTGTCGCATTTGAACAAGGCATGCGTGAACGCCCATCACTCCAAGAACGAAATGAACGTTTAGAAAATACACAGGTTATTAAATAA
- a CDS encoding single-stranded DNA-binding protein: protein MNHVGIVGRTTKDLSLRQLSEGRVQTTFTVAINRQYKNSEGVNEADFVQCIAWGKLAELLIKHCGKGSLIGIKGRLQTGSYINRENQKVFTTDVVAEEIRFYALKPVANATEAPAIPKDFVLPEQESELVKSL, encoded by the coding sequence ATGAATCATGTTGGAATTGTCGGACGCACGACGAAGGATTTGAGCCTGCGTCAATTATCAGAAGGGCGTGTACAAACAACTTTCACCGTAGCGATAAATCGCCAATATAAAAATAGTGAAGGGGTGAATGAGGCAGATTTTGTGCAATGTATTGCATGGGGAAAGCTAGCAGAACTACTAATAAAACATTGCGGAAAAGGCTCATTAATTGGCATTAAAGGTCGTTTACAAACAGGTTCCTATATTAATCGAGAAAACCAAAAAGTGTTTACAACAGATGTTGTAGCCGAGGAAATTCGCTTTTATGCATTGAAGCCAGTTGCAAATGCCACAGAGGCACCAGCAATTCCAAAAGATTTTGTATTACCAGAACAAGAAAGTGAGCTAGTAAAATCGTTATAA
- a CDS encoding DEAD/DEAH box helicase translates to MQTLLNTKLPFLQTMRIKLATVRPGLFRMTAYNKDDLILPTASWVPTLFFKFDQNLYGLNTSLEERDLLIDAADLLDVLSPRYRHPFIDFSALNSETTQLFSDLKMILPLWSDSKLWQYATLTEDGFNFEQELLQHAMEQKLANAGLSKEDSLTLIPYFLNGGWPLQGTHTFDGVKMALRLSEPEDNEENWLLETVLISPSSAKHWTPAATKRQLPINDALPKKWEPIASQIENTQQQVLELLQIDLEPSQFIRLTLADAAVREFLRHDLAKLQAIGFEVILPAWLKELKQSKLRVRVSAGNQSTRSVAGLDDILTFKWQFSMNGEEVSAEQFKRLVDEKREFVRIGNEWFRIDEQWLTEMKELMEQAEEENWTVKDLLFRELPETLTAPLDEDEEDAERDDPLFAFEMQQSLAAYIEQLQHKKGLPPIVVPSKLHAELRPYQQEGFEWLTFMREQKFGACLADDMGLGKTIQLITYILHTVQTLQVQEPTLIVCPTSVVGNWQKELTRFAPDLEVYTHYGPRRLKGDDLTSYVLTQRPNVILSTYGTVTQDADDLKLLHWSTIALDEAQNIKNMQTMQSRAIRKLSGTHHIALTGTPVENRLSELWAIFDFIHKGYLGSFNKFSEQYIIPIERDESESHKRILRTKISPFLLRRSKRDPELQLNLPDKQESHEFCALTTEQAALYEGYIQDTLASLEQLAGFEKKGRILKMLGKLKQLCNHPALYLKEPFDEAQTMMNRSVKLKRIIEMTKEIIDSGEQCLIFTQYIGMGNLIQHCLQELYNVDAPFLTGSTSKAQRDHLVEAFQAREFPVFLLSLKAGGTGLNLTAATHVLHADRWWNPAVENQATDRAYRIGQTQFVQVHKFVTIGTVEEKIDKMITMKSALSEELIQSSKWLTELDDQELMNLLTLDIATFK, encoded by the coding sequence ACATTGTTTTTTAAATTTGATCAAAATTTATATGGGTTAAACACGTCTTTAGAAGAACGTGACTTACTTATAGATGCAGCGGATTTACTTGATGTATTATCCCCTCGCTACCGTCATCCATTTATAGATTTTTCGGCGCTAAATAGTGAAACCACTCAGCTGTTTAGTGACCTAAAAATGATACTCCCTTTATGGTCGGATTCAAAGCTATGGCAGTATGCAACATTAACAGAAGATGGCTTTAACTTTGAGCAGGAATTATTGCAGCATGCAATGGAACAAAAGCTCGCAAATGCAGGACTGTCAAAAGAAGATTCTCTTACGCTAATTCCATACTTCTTAAACGGGGGTTGGCCACTGCAAGGAACACATACTTTTGATGGCGTAAAAATGGCGCTACGTTTAAGTGAACCAGAGGACAATGAAGAAAACTGGCTATTAGAAACCGTTTTAATAAGTCCTTCTTCCGCAAAGCATTGGACACCTGCTGCTACAAAACGACAACTACCAATCAATGATGCCTTACCGAAAAAATGGGAACCTATTGCATCACAAATTGAAAATACGCAGCAGCAAGTGTTAGAGTTATTGCAAATCGATTTGGAACCTTCTCAATTTATTCGTTTAACACTAGCAGATGCAGCTGTACGCGAATTTTTACGCCATGATTTAGCGAAGCTTCAGGCAATTGGATTTGAAGTTATTTTGCCTGCATGGTTAAAAGAATTAAAGCAGTCAAAACTACGAGTTCGTGTAAGCGCAGGTAACCAATCTACGCGTAGTGTCGCTGGACTTGATGATATTTTAACATTTAAGTGGCAATTCTCGATGAATGGTGAAGAGGTTTCTGCCGAGCAATTCAAGCGTTTAGTTGACGAAAAACGTGAATTCGTACGTATCGGTAATGAATGGTTCCGCATCGATGAGCAGTGGCTTACTGAAATGAAAGAACTAATGGAGCAAGCGGAAGAAGAAAATTGGACCGTAAAGGATTTATTATTCCGTGAGCTACCAGAAACGTTAACCGCACCACTTGATGAAGACGAAGAAGATGCAGAGCGCGATGATCCTCTATTTGCCTTTGAAATGCAGCAATCACTCGCCGCATATATCGAACAGCTTCAACATAAAAAGGGCTTACCTCCTATCGTAGTGCCATCTAAGCTACACGCCGAGCTACGTCCATATCAGCAAGAGGGATTTGAATGGTTAACGTTTATGCGTGAGCAAAAATTCGGCGCTTGTCTTGCTGACGATATGGGTCTAGGAAAAACCATTCAGTTAATTACGTATATATTACACACGGTTCAAACTTTGCAAGTACAGGAGCCTACATTAATCGTCTGTCCAACTTCTGTTGTTGGGAACTGGCAGAAGGAATTAACGCGATTCGCACCAGATTTAGAAGTGTATACGCATTACGGTCCTCGCCGTTTGAAAGGTGACGATTTAACAAGCTATGTACTAACACAGCGTCCGAATGTAATTTTATCGACTTATGGTACAGTGACACAAGACGCAGATGATTTAAAGCTCCTTCATTGGTCGACGATTGCGCTTGATGAAGCTCAAAATATCAAAAATATGCAAACGATGCAATCCCGTGCCATTCGTAAACTGAGTGGGACACACCATATTGCATTAACCGGTACGCCTGTTGAAAATCGCCTCTCTGAATTATGGGCTATTTTTGACTTTATCCATAAAGGGTATTTAGGTAGCTTCAATAAATTTTCGGAACAATATATTATCCCGATTGAACGCGACGAATCGGAATCACATAAACGCATACTACGTACAAAAATTAGTCCGTTTTTACTGCGTCGCTCTAAACGAGATCCAGAGCTTCAATTAAATTTACCTGACAAACAAGAATCTCATGAGTTCTGTGCATTAACAACAGAGCAAGCCGCGCTATATGAAGGCTATATTCAAGATACACTTGCAAGTTTAGAACAACTAGCGGGCTTTGAGAAAAAAGGTCGCATCTTAAAAATGCTCGGAAAGCTTAAACAATTATGTAATCACCCTGCCCTTTATTTAAAAGAACCTTTTGATGAAGCACAAACGATGATGAATCGTTCGGTGAAGCTTAAACGCATAATTGAAATGACGAAGGAAATAATTGATAGTGGTGAACAATGCTTAATTTTCACCCAATATATCGGTATGGGTAATTTAATTCAACATTGCCTGCAAGAGCTTTACAATGTCGATGCACCGTTTTTAACAGGTAGTACCTCAAAAGCTCAACGTGACCATTTAGTAGAGGCCTTTCAAGCGAGGGAATTTCCAGTATTTTTACTGTCACTGAAGGCTGGTGGTACGGGGCTTAACTTAACAGCGGCTACACATGTACTACATGCCGATCGTTGGTGGAATCCGGCAGTTGAAAACCAAGCAACAGACCGTGCCTATCGTATCGGCCAAACACAATTTGTACAAGTGCATAAATTTGTGACAATTGGAACAGTTGAGGAAAAAATCGATAAAATGATCACGATGAAGTCTGCGCTGTCAGAGGAATTGATTCAATCCAGTAAATGGCTTACTGAGCTCGATGATCAGGAACTCATGAATTTACTTACCCTCGATATAGCAACATTCAAATAA